Proteins from a genomic interval of Centroberyx gerrardi isolate f3 chromosome 23, fCenGer3.hap1.cur.20231027, whole genome shotgun sequence:
- the LOC139926327 gene encoding permeability factor 2 → MNTAIPSVVLLVCLAICTSEGKSLPVLRCRCAQVSRGLSRNTVARIATAVEIAPVPYCSKTEVIATLKDGSSLCLDPDDNVTKIILKVVKITKQKRSIALTTSSTVVANTSSSSSPTTSN, encoded by the exons ATGAATACTGCAATCCCGTCCGTTGTTCTCCTGGTCTGCCTCGCCATTTGCACTTCAGAGG GGAAAAGCCTACCTGTGCTCCGCTGCCGCTGCGCTCAAGTGAGCAGAGGGTTGAGCAGAAACACTGTCGCCCGCATCGCCACCGCCGTCGAGATTGCTCCTGTTCCATACTGCAGCAAGACAGAGGTCAT tGCCACGCTGAAAGATGGGAGCTCACTGTGTCTGGACCCAGACGATAACGTCACAAAAATAATCCTGAAAGTAGTaaaaat AACAAAGCAGAAACGTTCCATTGCTCTGACCACCAGCAGCACTGTTGTGGCGaataccagcagcagcagcagcccgaCGACATCCAACTGA